CGATGGCTGCTGTTTGCTCCCAGAATCCATCGTATCGTTCTGCTGCACCGATTGCAGCCTCTGCAACAGCACTGTATTCTCGCTTTCCACCAAATTGCTTGTTCAAATCTCTAATTTCGTCTGCTGTAATCTTTATTCTCGGACCGGAGTTATGCAACAACCAACCCTGGGTCCTGATAAAGAAGGTATGAGCCTCTTCGACCTCCAGATTGTACATGGTGCGGGTTTCAGCAATGGTGTTGACATACCGGACCTCACCCAAGGTGCCATCTGCCTGTTTGAGTTTGTCCCCCACTTTCAGGTGTCCTGCGCCAACCCACTTGTCGCTCAGGTCCGGGTGGCCTTCGGGCTTGGGTCTGGGTTCACTGTCTGAACGCTCCGTGACGTAGAAGG
The sequence above is drawn from the Deinococcus cellulosilyticus NBRC 106333 = KACC 11606 genome and encodes:
- a CDS encoding polymorphic toxin-type HINT domain-containing protein yields the protein MFAAGFWYAHPFYVTERSDSEPRPKPEGHPDLSDKWVGAGHLKVGDKLKQADGTLGEVRYVNTIAETRTMYNLEVEEAHTFFIRTQGWLLHNSGPRIKITADEIRDLNKQFGGKREYSAVAEAAIGAAERYDGFWEQTAAIVRSVAGGHMFDHGNKQHQPMSSFYRRDMVSLPGSLMIL